One window of the Candidatus Kryptoniota bacterium genome contains the following:
- a CDS encoding N,N'-diacetylchitobiose phosphorylase, translated as MRFGHFDDRRKEYVITRPDTPRSWSNYLGSTEYGAIITNNAGGYSFFHSAAQGRFTRWRPNNLPMDQPGRYFYLRDRDSGDFWSSSWQPVGKSLASKIPGREFKSICRHGTAYTIIESEYAGISTESTYFVPLGESLECWLLRITNTDARQRRLNVFPFVEYSSHWQLWMDWVNLQYTQYIIEMKVVDGIINHCTNPYLPVVRGDFAADPQSRHTFFALVGAQVSGFDTDREKFIGPYRGYSNPLVVENGKCKNSIAVGDNGCGVFQADLEIEAGDSAEILVLMGIGEAGVEGKAATKKFSSPGKAREALEALKAHWHSMIHAMSVETPDQSFNSMMNAWSPYNCLITYAWSRAASTVYAGERDGLGYRDTVQDLLGVLPLIPDEAGKRLELMITGQVSTGGAMPVVGQFDHHPGREMPPSEDEYRSDDGLWLFNTVPAYVKETGRLEFYDKVLPYSDVGEATVLGHLRRAIEFSLRRSGTHGLPCGLRADWNDCIQLGQKGESVFVAFQLRHALQTYVEISKSLGKSGESEWAMEKLETLDLNISKNAWDGDWFLRGYREDGLTFGSRRNDEGQIFLNPQTWSVISGYSSEERAKRIMDVVRERLSTAYGLVICAPPYEKTDISVMKAALFNKGMKENGSVFCHTQGWAVIAESLLRRGNEAYEIFKNYMPASYNDCAEVREIEPYVYCQSTEAPPSPRAGASRLPWLSGSASWAYFAATQYILGIKPEIDGLVIDPCVPSDWKSFKVSRVFRGKKINIQITNPNGVQSGVVKIVMNGKEISGKVMPLDLMRDINEVQVLMGT; from the coding sequence TTGCGATTCGGACATTTTGACGATAGACGGAAAGAGTACGTAATCACAAGACCTGACACGCCGAGGTCGTGGAGCAATTATCTCGGCTCCACCGAATACGGGGCGATAATTACGAACAATGCAGGCGGCTACAGTTTCTTCCACTCCGCCGCCCAGGGCAGGTTCACTCGATGGCGGCCGAACAATCTGCCGATGGACCAGCCGGGAAGGTATTTCTATCTCCGCGACCGCGACTCTGGAGATTTCTGGTCGTCATCGTGGCAGCCCGTCGGAAAATCTCTCGCATCAAAAATTCCGGGCCGGGAATTCAAATCGATCTGCCGCCATGGAACCGCGTACACGATCATCGAATCCGAATATGCCGGCATCTCGACTGAATCTACCTACTTCGTTCCTCTCGGCGAGTCGCTCGAATGCTGGCTTCTCAGGATCACGAACACCGACGCGAGGCAGAGACGACTGAATGTGTTTCCGTTTGTGGAATATAGCAGCCACTGGCAATTATGGATGGATTGGGTCAACCTGCAGTACACGCAGTACATAATAGAGATGAAAGTTGTTGACGGAATAATCAATCACTGCACTAATCCTTATCTTCCCGTGGTGCGAGGCGATTTTGCCGCGGATCCCCAGTCGCGCCACACCTTCTTTGCACTCGTTGGCGCGCAGGTATCAGGATTTGATACTGACCGCGAGAAATTCATCGGGCCGTATCGCGGCTACTCAAATCCGTTGGTCGTCGAAAACGGGAAATGCAAGAATTCCATTGCTGTCGGCGATAACGGGTGCGGAGTCTTCCAGGCAGATCTGGAGATCGAGGCCGGAGATTCTGCGGAGATTCTAGTGCTTATGGGAATCGGTGAGGCCGGCGTTGAAGGCAAGGCTGCGACTAAGAAATTCTCGTCTCCCGGGAAGGCGCGTGAAGCGCTCGAGGCCCTTAAGGCACACTGGCACTCGATGATCCACGCAATGTCTGTGGAGACACCCGATCAGTCGTTCAACAGCATGATGAACGCATGGAGCCCCTACAATTGTCTCATCACCTATGCCTGGTCGCGTGCGGCAAGCACTGTGTATGCCGGAGAGCGGGACGGTCTCGGCTATCGCGACACGGTACAGGATCTACTCGGAGTCCTGCCGCTGATCCCGGATGAGGCGGGGAAACGACTCGAGTTAATGATAACCGGACAGGTTTCTACCGGAGGAGCTATGCCGGTTGTCGGGCAATTTGACCACCACCCCGGTCGTGAGATGCCGCCGTCAGAAGACGAATACAGATCTGACGATGGTCTCTGGCTTTTCAATACTGTACCAGCTTACGTGAAAGAGACCGGTCGCTTAGAGTTTTATGACAAAGTCCTCCCCTATTCCGATGTCGGTGAGGCGACAGTCCTCGGCCATTTGCGTCGTGCGATCGAGTTCAGTTTGAGAAGATCGGGGACGCATGGATTGCCATGCGGCCTGAGGGCGGACTGGAACGATTGCATCCAGCTCGGCCAGAAGGGGGAATCCGTATTCGTAGCGTTCCAGTTGAGACATGCACTTCAGACCTATGTAGAAATTTCAAAGAGCCTCGGGAAAAGCGGCGAGTCCGAATGGGCGATGGAGAAACTCGAAACTCTCGACCTGAACATATCAAAGAACGCCTGGGATGGAGATTGGTTCCTTCGAGGTTATCGTGAAGACGGGCTGACCTTCGGCTCGCGCAGGAACGACGAAGGTCAGATATTCCTGAATCCCCAGACCTGGTCTGTGATAAGCGGCTACTCGTCGGAGGAAAGAGCGAAACGCATCATGGATGTTGTTCGGGAACGTCTCTCGACCGCCTACGGCCTCGTCATATGTGCGCCTCCGTACGAAAAGACCGACATTTCAGTGATGAAGGCGGCACTGTTCAACAAAGGCATGAAGGAGAACGGTTCGGTCTTCTGTCACACTCAGGGATGGGCAGTCATCGCTGAATCGCTTTTGAGAAGAGGAAATGAAGCATACGAAATTTTTAAGAACTACATGCCGGCATCGTACAATGATTGCGCCGAGGTCAGGGAAATTGAACCGTACGTTTACTGCCAGTCAACCGAAGCGCCGCCCAGTCCGCGCGCCGGTGCGTCGAGGCTTCCATGGCTCTCCGGCTCAGCATCGTGGGCCTACTTCGCCGCAACTCAGTACATACTCGGGATCAAACCGGAGATCGACGGACTGGTGATCGATCCGTGTGTCCCATCGGATTGGAAGTCTTTCAAAGTGTCCAGAGTATTCAGGGGAAAGAAAATCAATATACAAATTACAAATCCGAACGGAGTGCAATCCGGCGTAGTCAAGATTGTCATGAATGGAAAAGAAATTTCCGGAAAAGTGATGCCATTGGATCTCATGCGTGACATCAACGAAGTCCAGGTTTTGATGGGGACTTGA